The Lagenorhynchus albirostris chromosome 6, mLagAlb1.1, whole genome shotgun sequence genome includes a window with the following:
- the CREB1 gene encoding cyclic AMP-responsive element-binding protein 1 isoform X5, protein MSVNLNSERQFEDAASGDVQTYQIRTAPTSTIAPGVVMASSPALPTQPAEEAARKREVRLMKNREAARECRRKKKEYVKCLENRVAVLENQNKTLIEELKALKDLYCHKSD, encoded by the exons ATGTCAGTGAATTTGAATTCTGAACGTCAGTTTGAAGATG ctgcCTCTGGAGATGTACAAACATACCAGATTCGCACAGCACCCACTAGCACCATTGCCCCTGGAGTTGTTATGGCGTCCTCCCCAGCACTTCCTACACAACCTGCTGAAGAAGCAGCACGAAAGAGAGAGGTTCGCCTCATGAAGAACAG GGAAGCAGCACGAGAGTGTcgtagaaagaagaaagaatatgtgAAATGTCTAGAAAACAGAGTGGCAGTGCttgaaaaccaaaacaagacaCTGATTGAGGAGCTAAAAGCACTTAAGGACCTTTACTGCCACAAATCAGATTAA
- the CREB1 gene encoding cyclic AMP-responsive element-binding protein 1 isoform X4, whose protein sequence is MPAAHATSSAPTVTLVQLPNGQTVQVHGVIQAAQPSVIQSPQVQTVQSSCKDLKRLFSGTQISTIAESEDSQESVDSVTDSQKRREILSRRPSYRKILNDLSSDAPGVPRIEEEKSEEETSAPAITTVTVPTPIYQTSSGQYIAITQGGAIQLANNGTDGVQGLQTLTMTNAAATQPGTTILQYAQTTDGQQILVPSNQVVVQAASGDVQTYQIRTAPTSTIAPGVVMASSPALPTQPAEEAARKREVRLMKNREAARECRRKKKEYVKCLENRVAVLENQNKTLIEELKALKDLYCHKSD, encoded by the exons ATGCCAGCAGCTCATGCAACATCATCTGCTCCCACCGTAACTTTAGTACAGCTACCCAATGGGCAGACAGTTCAAGTCCATGGAGTTATTCAGGCGGCCCAGCCATCAGTTATTCAGTCTCCACAAGTCCAGACAGTTCAG TCTTCCTGTAAGGACTTAAAAAGACTTTTCTCCGGAACTCAG atttcaaCTATTGCAGAAAGTGAAGATTCACAGGAGTCAGTGGATAGTGTAACCGATTCCCAAAAACGAAGAGAAATTCTTTCAAGGAGGCCTTCCTACAG GAAAATTTTGAATGACTTATCTTCTGATGCACCAGGAGTGCCAAGGATTGAAGAAGAGAAGTCTGAAGAGGAGACTTCAGCACCTGCCATCACCACTGTAACGGTGCCAACTCCGATTTACCAAACTAGCAGTGGACAGTATA TTGCCATTACCCAGGGAGGAGCAATACAGCTGGCTAACAATGGTACCGATGGGGTACAGGGCCTGCAGACATTAACCATGACCAATGCAGCTGCCACTCAGCCGGGTACTACCATCCTACAGTATGCACAGACCACTGATGGACAGCAGATCTTAGTGCCCAGCAACCAAGTTGTTGTtcaag ctgcCTCTGGAGATGTACAAACATACCAGATTCGCACAGCACCCACTAGCACCATTGCCCCTGGAGTTGTTATGGCGTCCTCCCCAGCACTTCCTACACAACCTGCTGAAGAAGCAGCACGAAAGAGAGAGGTTCGCCTCATGAAGAACAG GGAAGCAGCACGAGAGTGTcgtagaaagaagaaagaatatgtgAAATGTCTAGAAAACAGAGTGGCAGTGCttgaaaaccaaaacaagacaCTGATTGAGGAGCTAAAAGCACTTAAGGACCTTTACTGCCACAAATCAGATTAA